A window of Torulaspora globosa chromosome 8, complete sequence contains these coding sequences:
- a CDS encoding hydroxyisourate hydrolase, whose translation MSERPPVTCHVLDTATGKPAANVVCSVYKIDLVEEASSTGIGLLREASTLEPFAMARTDADGRVPRWTFDPTPSKRQQLEEVGVVQDTTGDRLHWEKLPPGTYKIRFHAGQYYKSLGQTNFHPFADVIFTVEDSRHYHIPLLLSNYGYTTYRGS comes from the coding sequence ATGAGCGAGAGACCCCCTGTTACATGCCACGTTCTCGACACAGCTACGGGGAAACCTGCTGCCAATGTAGTGTGCTCCGTTTACAAGATCGATTTAGTCGAAGAAGCCTCCTCCACTGGAATTGGGCTCTTACGTGAAGCTAGTACTCTCGAACCTTTTGCCATGGCACGGACAGACGCAGATGGAAGAGTTCCACGGTGGACTTTTGACCCGACGCCCTCGAAACGGCAGCAACTGGAAGAAGTAGGCGTCGTTCAAGACACAACAGGTGACCGCTTGCACTGGGAAAAGCTGCCACCTGGCACCTACAAGATAAGGTTTCACGCCGGCCAATACTACAAATCGCTGGGGCAGACGAATTTTCACCCATTCGCTGACGTGATATTCACCGTCGAGGACTCCAGACACTATCACATACCCTTGCTGCTCAGCAACTACGGCTATACCACCTACAGAGGCAGCTAA
- the STN1 gene encoding Stn1p (ancestral locus Anc_8.214), with protein MGSYDHVAHQEGDLIFFVPPLFLHSRYYRGEVVRLLIGDLWQCIEKSRNVCVEYYQYNASCLFWKNHPIRRLCVLGTVMGFKWKWIDGEDYVFLFVDDFTSRPDDQSKFLACRCRKDLLLSYCLSIEQLTGKRLRLSGKIDVHSGELSVDDIEMCYDLMAEIEHWELCLMQRRDLNRPWELSRQICENTLTQDSWGQVGGNEDITAFATPLKPRNKQDFVEALLIEDYKQELEIVSPYRDASQREDETSDVCLNPKRLNFVIESSVPQTSEPSLLKPESSQGNPERNRTDKSIFTCSESEARVQVLKYLLSRPDRAIPVVELYQASQINDIVSDISTIIFNRQNLVLVKPFELLKSETFFEIIRKLVASGLVKYSSQNVIDSTPLKSLYKYFTDRLQGLLKLQLYSGVVEIRQIREKPSLLGVSHKAILEVLKEALRVLVNKNPDAIAGWWIETKEKESIHIHLEYSQ; from the coding sequence ATGGGTAGCTACGACCATGTGGCACACCAGGAGGGAGACTTGATCTTTTTTGTGCCGCCATTATTCTTACATAGTCGGTACTATAGAGGGGAGGTCGTTCGATTGCTGATCGGAGATCTTTGGCAATGCATTGAGAAGTCGAGGAATGTATGTGTCGAGTACTATCAATATAACGCCTCGTGTCTGTTTTGGAAGAATCATCCGATCCGGAGACTCTGTGTTTTGGGTACTGTGATGGGGTTTAAGTGGAAATGGATCGATGGGGAAGACTACGTGTTCCTGTTCGTAGATGATTTCACGTCGAGGCCGGACGATCAGAGCAAGTTTTTGGCTTGTAGGTGCCGCAAGGACCTGTTATTGAGTTATTGCCTCTCCATAGAGCAGCTAACGGGCAAGAGACTGCGTCTGTCTGGCAAAATTGATGTTCACAGTGGAGAATTGTCGGTAGATGATATTGAGATGTGTTATGACTTGATGGCTGAGATCGAACATTGGGAGCTCTGCTTGATGCAGCGTAGAGATTTAAACCGTCCCTGGGAATTAAGCAGGCAGATATGTGAGAACACTCTTACACAGGATAGCTGGGGACAGGTTGGTGGGAATGAGGATATTACTGCTTTTGCGACACCTCTCAAACCGAGAAATAAACAAGATTTCGTCGAAGCGCTCTTGATAGAGGACTATAAGCAGGAGCTCGAGATAGTGAGCCCGTACCGCGATGCCTCACAACGAGAGGATGAAACATCGGACGTTTGCCTGAACCCGAAGCGTTTGAATTTTGTCATCGAAAGTTCCGTACCGCAAACTAGTGAACCTTCGCTGCTGAAGCCAGAAAGCTCTCAGGGCAACCCCGAAAGAAATCGCACCGATAAGAGTATTTTTACATGCAGCGAATCAGAGGCGAGAGTGCAGGTATTGAAGTATCTTTTGAGTCGTCCAGACCGGGCTATACCAGTAGTGGAGCTATATCAGGCCTCCCAGATCAATGACATTGTTAGTGACATTAGTACCATCATATTCAACAGGCAAAACTTAGTCCTTGTCAAACCGTTCGAACTACTGAAATCAGAGACGTTTTTCGAGATCATCCGCAAGCTGGTCGCATCTGGCCTCGTAAAATACAGCAGTCAGAATGTGATAGACTCTACGCCGCTGAAGAGCTTGTATAAGTATTTCACGGATCGCTTGCAGGGCCTGCTAAAGCTGCAGTTATATTCTGGGGTTGTTGAAATTCGTCAAATTCGTGAAAAGCCGTCGCTTCTTGGTGTGTCACACAAGGCTATCCTAGAAGTTCTAAAAGAAGCCTTGAGAGTTTTAGTCAACAAGAATCCAGATGCCATTGCCGGGTGGTGGATTGAGACGAAAGAAAAAGAGTCAATACATATTCATTTGGAATATTCCCAGTGA